The DNA window AACTCACAATGAGACGCTGCAGAGTTTTTGCATCATGTGCTGATTATCGCAGGGGACTTATCAGTTATCATTCTTTTAAAGTTTAACATTGTCATGCGTTTCCTTTTGTCAGACCAGGGAGTCATGCAAGTCActtgcttgcttgctttttggaatattttggattaaattgcatttgttgggacttttattttatctttatgcCTCCTATTTATGACCAGTGTGCACAAGGCCGATTGTTTTGCAGATCATTTAAAGGAGATTTCCAAATTCATGAGTGGATTTTTTTGTGAACAATCGATACTCACCCATCAACCACCTGTTTGTGCACAGCCTTCCAGTTCTCGCTGTCGCCCTCAGCCCCCATCTTTGGGTTGAGGGCCTGAAGAGACACTCCAGCAACATTGACACCGCTCCACACGGGCACTACACATGAGACAGAGTAGAAATATTAGCTCAAGAAAATCATGCAAAAGCCACGGCGTGTACGGAGGTGTTATTTTTTAGTCGGCGCCGCATACCGCTGGAGTCCCCGTGCTCCCCGACGATCCAGCCGTGGCAGCTGGacgggtggaggtggagcttcTCCCCCATGATGTGGCGGAAACGAGCAGAGTCCAGGTTGGTGCCGGAGCCGATGACGCGGTGACGGGGGAAACCGCTCAGCTTCCAGGCCACGTAGGTCAGGATGTCCACTGGATAAGGGACGGGGTGAGCGGAGAGGTGATCAGCCCTCGAGGTTACACGGAGTCTCCTCCTCTATCATTTACCGTTTAGCAGAGCGTCCGTCTTACCTGGGTTAGAGACGACCATCAGGATGCAGTTGGGGCTGTACTTGACGATGTTGGGGATGATGAACTTGAAGATGTTCACGTTGCGCTGCACCAGGTTGAGGCGGCTCTCGCCCTCCTGCTGACGGGCTCCGGcggtcaccaccaccaccctggaGTTGGCCGTCACGCTGtagtctgacaaaaaaaaaaaaagagtgttcaCACGGGGCAAACGGAAGCAGGTGTTTCAAAAAGCCAAAGGACACAGTGGTTTCGTGCGTCCTCACCTTTGTCGGCCACGATCTTGTGCGTCTTGAGGAACAGAGCTCCGTGCTGCAGGTCCATGGCCTCACCCTTCAGCTTGTCCTCCATCACGTCGACCAGAGCCAGCTCATCACACAAATCCTgatcacaaatacacaaataataagTCCTCCTGGCAAC is part of the Mugil cephalus isolate CIBA_MC_2020 chromosome 10, CIBA_Mcephalus_1.1, whole genome shotgun sequence genome and encodes:
- the ldha gene encoding L-lactate dehydrogenase A chain; this encodes MSTKEKLITHVMKEEPIGSRNKVTVVGVGMVGMASAVSILLKDLCDELALVDVMEDKLKGEAMDLQHGALFLKTHKIVADKDYSVTANSRVVVVTAGARQQEGESRLNLVQRNVNIFKFIIPNIVKYSPNCILMVVSNPVDILTYVAWKLSGFPRHRVIGSGTNLDSARFRHIMGEKLHLHPSSCHGWIVGEHGDSSVPVWSGVNVAGVSLQALNPKMGAEGDSENWKAVHKQVVDGAYEVIKLKGYTSWAIGMSVADLVESILKNLHKVHPVSTLVKGMHGVKDEVFLSVPCVLGNSGLTDVIHMTLKDEEEKQLIKSAETLWGVQKELTL